From one Plasmodium malariae genome assembly, chromosome: 12 genomic stretch:
- the LAP gene encoding M17 leucyl aminopeptidase, putative, which produces MHFLILSSQYRISFQREQNYLNFFKKKLNSLNKHQEYTRTCYFHFFHNNNKTNNLVFRNNKAFSSNKEIKINSKMTSTVPQVVSLDPTSIPIEYHTPVDDLKIELKDLNEDPCSADEGLVVFLVNSASKENGTIKINSKVKDKNVNEFLKEENMEGFNGKLGTSKSFYISNEKKKYINLAYIGCGSANELTELEVRRIASSLVSILHDNKFAKVSLIFEIKIQESLFRFLLENIYYEYIADERFKSSDKSTNTEYMKQLYLYIADANIYKAQIEKSRIYYFGTYYACQLIAAPSNYCNPVSLSNAAVELAKKVNLECKILGIKEIEELKMGAYLSVGKGSLYPNKFIHLTYKGKGDIKKKIALVGKGITFDSGGYNLKAAPGSMIDLMKFDMSGCAAVLGCAYCIGTIKPENLEIHFLSAVCENMVSRNSYRPGDIITASNGKTIEVGNTDAEGRLTLADALVYAEKLGVDYIIDIATLTGAMLYSLGTSYAGVFGNNEELINKLLNSSKTSNEPIWWLPIINEYRSSLNSKFADINNISSSVKASSVVASLFLKEFVQNTPWAHIDIAGVSWNFKARKPKGFGVRLLTEFILNDAI; this is translated from the coding sequence atgcattttttaattttatcctCCCAATATCGAATATCCTTTCAAAGAGAACAAaactatttaaatttttttaaaaaaaaattgaacagCTTAAATAAACATCAGGAATATACAAGAACgtgttattttcatttttttcataataataacaaaacgAATAATTTAGTATTTCGAAATAATAAAGCGTTCAGTAGCAATAAGGAAATTAAGATTAACTCAAAGATGACATCTACAGTACCACAAGTAGTTTCACTAGATCCAACTAGTATACCAATAGAATACCATACACCAGTTGatgatttaaaaatagaattaaagGATTTAAATGAAGATCCATGTAGTGCAGATGAAGGACTTGTAGTTTTTTTAGTTAATAGTGCATCGAAAGAAAATGGTacgataaaaataaattcaaaggtaaaagataaaaatgttaatgaatttttaaaagaagagaaTATGGAAGGTTTTAATGGAAAATTAGGTACATCTaaaagtttttatatttcaaatgaaaagaagaaatatattaatttagcGTATATAGGATGTGGATCAGCTAATGAATTAACAGAATTGGAAGTAAGAAGAATAGCATCTTCACTTGTTTCTATATTACATGATAATAAATTTGCAAAGGtttctttaatatttgaaataaaaattcaagagtctttatttcgtttcttgttagaaaatatttattatgaatatatagcTGATGAAAGGTTTAAGTCTTCAGATAAGAGCACGAATACTGAGTATATGaaacaattatatttatatatagcagatgcaaatatatataaagcacaaatagaaaaatctcgtatatattatttcggAACCTATTATGCATGTCAACTTATAGCCGCTCCCTCAAATTATTGTAACCCTGTGTCTTTATCTAATGCTGCAGTTGAATTAGCAAAGAAAGTTAATTTagaatgtaaaatattaggaataaaagaaatagaagaaCTGAAAATGGGGGCTTATTTATCAGTAGGAAAAGGAAGTTTATAtccaaataaatttattcatttaacaTACAAGGGAAAAGGagatataaagaaaaaaattgcattAGTTGGCAAGGGAATTACGTTTGATTCTGGTggatataatttaaaagcaGCTCCAGGTTCAATGATTGATTTAATGAAATTTGATATGAGTGGTTGTGCAGCAGTACTAGGATGTGCTTATTGTATAGGTACTATTAAACCAGAAAATCTAGAAATACATTTTCTTAGTGCAGTGTGTGAAAATATGGTATCTAGGAATTCATATAGACCAGGTGATATTATAACAGCATCAAATGGAAAAACAATTGAAGTTGGAAATACGGATGCAGAAGGTAGACTAACATTAGCTGATGCATTAGTATATGCTGAAAAATTAGGTGTTGATTATATAATTGATATAGCAACATTAACAGGTGCTATGTTATATTCATTAGGTACAAGTTATGCTGGTGTTTTTGGaaataatgaagaattaattaataaattattaaattcttCAAAAACATCTAATGAGCCAATTTGGTGGCTAccaataataaatgaatatagaTCCTCATTAAATTCTAAATTTGctgatataaataatatatcatcaAGTGTCAAAGCGTCATCGGTTGTCGcttctttgtttttaaaagaattcgTACAAAATACTCCTTGGGCACATATTGATATAGCTGGAGTTTCTTGGAATTTCAAGGCAAGAAAGCCCAAGGGATTTGGTGTAAGGCTACTCACTGAGTTTATCCTAAATGATGCGATATAA